A stretch of the Uranotaenia lowii strain MFRU-FL chromosome 3, ASM2978415v1, whole genome shotgun sequence genome encodes the following:
- the LOC129758573 gene encoding zinc transporter foi produces MARHIMAVCVVCLLCADHLPCKQHDDLSGLASNRIPPVTTTNGLDFRSQQKQEPLVEPNVLVKRHTHGHDDHDHHGDHDGHDHDRDEDESAKAIRSQLDPFMQRIFAEFGDPDTMTMNVAGFEKMMKQLNMYQLNTDVYPGSTTVSSHGVSETKSCINSVDFLKHMASPKSNQAIIPPVIRPEALISSNNKNSNEGMSSSSTNKSFLDTSINSKNVTISEKSNGTNNSLSELEKLKSTFRIDRDDLFNICPILLAQLSSTTSYERAGCIDPSIVPDLNGMMNKSLHNSVHHHHGEHGSAGSEIDPSVWLYSTLAILGVSLCGLLGVAVIPCMDKHGYQHVLQFLVALAVGTLCGDALLHLLPHAMMHTTMANSHDEMMYKGLAAVSGIVFFYFMERFLTVVAEWYKHKEKKDKPSSRVRVMRDPEVSSLHNATGGEKQCKHKYSSYPYCYDEIAMDTKDDHHEHNHVEHHNHNNHNNASAKCANLGEHGEHGDGANNHHHHHHHHHRNSNGKDDPTANQDVNTVSTNLDDASIESNDQLSNHKSAKIRPENYTIILREHETKHHGHSHTHGHVHSPPGSLSAVAWMVIMGDGLHNFTDGMTIGAAFANNIAGGFSTAIAVFCHELPHELGDFAVLLKAGMSARDAVYYNLLSSILSFFGMVIGILIGHQAAASAWVFSVAAGLFLYIALVDMIPELTSSHGAGDSCRTSEFLLQFVGMTAGFGIMLLIAMYEHDLKEMFVD; encoded by the exons ATGGCACGGCACATCATGGCCGTGTGTGTCGTGTGCCTGCTGTGCGCCGACCACCTGCCCTGCAAACAGCACGATGACCTCTCCGGGCTAGCTTCCAATCGAATTCCGCCGGTTACGACGACAAACGGTTTGGACTTCCGGTCACAGCAGAAACAGGAACCTCTCGTTGAACCGAACGTACTGGTCAAACGTCACACGCATGGTCACGATGATCATGACCATCATGGGGACCACGATGGACATGATCACGATCGCGATGAGGATGAGAGTGCAAAAGCGATCCGTTCTCAGTTGGACCCGTTCATGCAAAGGATATTTGCCGAATTTGGGGATCCGGATACGATGACGATGAACGTGGCGGGATTTGAGAAAATGATGAAACAGCTGAACATGTACCAGTTAAATACGGACGTATATCCCGGCTCGACGACTGTTTCTAGTCACGGAGTCAGTGAAACGAAATCG tgtaTCAACAGCGTGGACTTTCTGAAGCACATGGCTTCCCCCAAGTCAAATCAAGCAATCATCCCACCGGTTATAAGGCCAGAAGCACTTATCAGTAGTAACAATAAAAACAGTAATGAGGGCATGAGCAGCAGCAGTACCAATAAAAGTTTCCTGGATACAAGTATCAATAGTAAGAACGTAACCATCAGTGAAAAATCTAACGGAACCAATAATTCACTGAgtgaattggaaaaattaaaatcaactttcCGGATAGATCGAGACGATCTGTTCAATATCTGTCCGATTTTGTTGGCCCAACTTTCGTCGACAACCTCGTACGAACGGGCAGGATGCATAGATCCCTCCATAGTTCCGGACCTTAACGGGATGATGAACAAGAGCTTGCACAATTCAGTGCACCATCATCACGGGGAGCATGGCTCAGCTGGGAGTGAAATAGATCCCTCAGTTTGGCTGTACTCTACACTTGCAATTCTGGGTGTAAGTTTGTGCGGTTTGCTTGGCGTAGCTGTGATACCTTGCATGGACAAACATGGTTATCAACACGTGTTGCAGTTTCTAGTAGCGCTGGCAGTTGGCACACTTTGCGGGGACGCTCTGCTTCATCTGTTGCCCCACGCCATGATGCATACAACGATGGCTAACTCGCATGATGAGATGATGTACAAAGGCCTGGCCGCGGTCAGTGGGATtgtattcttttattttatggAACGCTTCCTGACGGTTGTAGCCGAGTGGTACAAGCACAAGGAAAAGAAAGATAAACCATCTTCACGGGTAAGGGTGATGCGAGATCCTGAGGTCAGCTCTTTGCACAACGCTACCGGAGGAGAAAAGCAATGCAAACACAAGTACAGTTCCTACCCTTACTGCTACGATGAAATAGCGATGGACACCAAGGATGATCATCATGAGCATAACCACGTGGAGCATCATAATCACAATAACCACAACAACGCTTCAGCCAAATGTGCAAACTTAGGGGAGCATGGAGAACATGGCGATGGTGCCAACAATCACCaccaccaccatcatcatcatcatcgtaaTAGCAATGGCAAAGACGATCCAACAGCTAATCAGGACGTCAATACAGTCTCCACCAATTTAGATGATGCCAGTATCGAAAGCAATGATCAGCTTAGCAACCACAAAAGTGCAAAAATACGCCCCGAAAATTATACCATCATTCTGCGGGAGCACGAAACCAAACATCATGGGCACTCGCACACCCATGGCCACGTTCATTCACCCCCAGGGTCGTTATCGGCTGTGGCCTGGATGGTTATCATGGGCGATGGGTTACACAATTTCACCGACGGTATGACCATCGGGGCCGCTTTTGCCAACAATATTGCCGGCGGATTTTCGACAGCCATCGCCGTGTTCTGTCACGAGTTGCCCCATGAACTGGGTGATTTTGCCGTGCTGCTGAAAGCCGGCATGTCGGCACGGGATGCAGTATACTACAATTTGCTGTCCTCTATCCTCAGCTTCTTCGGGATGGTGATTGGTATTCTGATCGGTCATCAGGCTGCGGCGTCAGCTTGGGTATTTTCGGTGGCAGCCGGATTGTTCCTGTACATTGCTTTAGTAGATATG ATTCCGGAGCTGACGTCTTCGCACGGAGCGGGTGACAGTTGCAGAACGTCGGAGTTCTTGCTGCAGTTTGTTGGCATGACCGCTGGCTTCGGCATAATGCTGCTGATTGCGATGTACGAGCATGATCTCAAAGAGATGTTCGTCGATTGA